A window of Gopherus evgoodei ecotype Sinaloan lineage chromosome 13, rGopEvg1_v1.p, whole genome shotgun sequence contains these coding sequences:
- the SRSF9 gene encoding serine/arginine-rich splicing factor 9 — MSGWDREMGFGPGGSGRGGAGDGRIYVGNLPADVREKDLEELFYKYGRIRDIELKSKRGLVPFAFVRFEDPRDAEDAVYGRNGYDYGQCRLRVEFPRSSRGRGGGFGGGLRGRNGPPSRRSEFRVLVSGLPPSGSWQDLKDHMREAGDVCYADVQKDGMGVVEFLRKEDMDYALRKLDDTKFRSHEGETSYIRVCPERSTSYGYSRSRSGSRGRDSPYQSRGSPRYSSPFRPY, encoded by the exons ATGTCTGGCTGGGACCGGGAGATGGGCTTCGGGCCCGGGGGCTCGGGTCGGGGCGGCGCGGGGGACGGGCGGATCTACGTGGGGAACCTGCCGGCGGACGTGCGGGAGAAGGACCTGGAGGAGCTTTTCTACAAGTACGGCCGCATCCGCGACATCGAGCTCAAGAGCAAGCGCGGCCTAGTGCCCTTCGCCTTCGTGCGCTTCGAGGACCCGCG AGATGCAGAAGATGCAGTTTATGGGAGAAATGGTTATGATTATGGTCAATGCCGACTGCGTGTtgagttccccagatcctcccgAGGTCGGGGTGGAGGTTTTGGTGGGGGGCTGCGTGGGAGGAATGGCCCTCCGTCACGACGTTCTGAATTTCGAGTCCTTGTTTCAG GGCTTCCTCCGTCAGGCAGCTGGCAGGACCTGAAGGATCATATGCGTGAAGCTGGTGATGTTTGTTATGCAGATGTACAGAAAGATGGAATGGGTGTAGTTGAGTTTCTCCGCAAGGAAGATATGGACTACGCATTGCGTAAACTGGATGACACCAAATTCCGCTCTCATGAG GGTGAAACTTCCTATATCAGAGTCTGTCCCGAAAGAAGTACCAGCTATGGCTACTCGCGGTCCCGTTCTGGTTCAAGGGGTCGTGATTCTCCATACCAAAGCAGGGGATCACCACGCTACTCATCCCCCTTCAGGCCATACTGA
- the GATC gene encoding glutamyl-tRNA(Gln) amidotransferase subunit C, mitochondrial isoform X2: MGCLIDCPHPTSTQPVYQNPTWQHVEQRPLPEKKVTVEVLDHLERLALVDFRNWEGVQRLEKAIQFADQLHAVNTEGVEPMDSVLEDRCLYLREDNITEGNCTEELLQNARETVEEYFVAPPGNIPLPKLEERDTFLQVSE; encoded by the exons ATGGGATGTTTAATCGActgcccccatccaacctccACCCAGCCG GTCTACCAGAATCCAACATGGCAGCATGTGGAACAGAGACCACTCCCTGAG AAAAAAGTAACTGTGGAGGTGCTCGATCACCTGGAACGTCTGGCACTAGTTGACTTCCGCAACTGGGAGGGTGTACAACGGCTGGAGAAAGCAATCCAATTTGCTGATCAACTTCATGCCGTTAACACAGAAGGGGTAGAACCAATGGATTCAGTACTAGAGGACAG ATGTCTGTATCTCAGAGAAGATAACATCACAGAAGGCAACTGCACTGAGGAGCTGCTGCAAAATGCCAGAGAAACAGTTGAGGAATATTTCGTAGCCCCACCAG GTAACATCCCTTTACCAAAGCTAGAGGAGCGAGATACTTTTCTGCAAGTCTCCGAGTGA
- the GATC gene encoding glutamyl-tRNA(Gln) amidotransferase subunit C, mitochondrial isoform X1: protein MRKCRGGRMWILRFGRYLRGAPSGGASYWGGLFPGRRFTQAASGGSDGRQEAAGDPRRRGRVYQNPTWQHVEQRPLPEKKVTVEVLDHLERLALVDFRNWEGVQRLEKAIQFADQLHAVNTEGVEPMDSVLEDRCLYLREDNITEGNCTEELLQNARETVEEYFVAPPGNIPLPKLEERDTFLQVSE from the exons ATGCGGAAGTGCAGGGGTGGGAGAATGTGGATTCTGCGGTTCGGCCGCTACCTCAGGGGCGCTCCCTCGGGAGGCGCCTCGTACTGGGGCGGCCTTTTCCCAGGACGCCGGTTCACGCAGGCTGCTTCGGGAGGGAGTGACGGCCGGCAGGAAGCTGCGGGGGACCCCCGGCGGAGGGGCCGG GTCTACCAGAATCCAACATGGCAGCATGTGGAACAGAGACCACTCCCTGAG AAAAAAGTAACTGTGGAGGTGCTCGATCACCTGGAACGTCTGGCACTAGTTGACTTCCGCAACTGGGAGGGTGTACAACGGCTGGAGAAAGCAATCCAATTTGCTGATCAACTTCATGCCGTTAACACAGAAGGGGTAGAACCAATGGATTCAGTACTAGAGGACAG ATGTCTGTATCTCAGAGAAGATAACATCACAGAAGGCAACTGCACTGAGGAGCTGCTGCAAAATGCCAGAGAAACAGTTGAGGAATATTTCGTAGCCCCACCAG GTAACATCCCTTTACCAAAGCTAGAGGAGCGAGATACTTTTCTGCAAGTCTCCGAGTGA
- the TRIAP1 gene encoding TP53-regulated inhibitor of apoptosis 1: MNSVGEGCTELKREYDQCFNRWFAEKFLKGENAGDPCVQLFKRYQLCVQKAIKEKDIPIEGLEFMGPSKGKAENSS; the protein is encoded by the exons ATGAACAGCGTGGGGGAGGGCTGCACGGAGCTGAAGCGCGAGTATGACCAGTGCTTCAACCGCTGGTTCGCCGAGAAGTTCCTGAAGGGGGAGAACGCGGGGGACCCCTGCGTGCAGCTCTTCAAGCGCTACCAGCTCTGCGTGCAG aAAGCTATTAAGGAGAAAGACATACCCATTGAAGGGCTGGAATTCATGGGTCCCAGTAAAGGAAAAGCTGAAAACTCCTCCTGA